In Crateriforma spongiae, the following proteins share a genomic window:
- the araA gene encoding L-arabinose isomerase has product MSSESSKREVWFVTGSQHLYGDEALRQVAANGQSVVDGLVGDGRLPVSLVFKPIVTTPDAITRLCRDADADPRCIGLVCWMHTFSPAKMWIAGLSGLTKPIAHLHTQFNAELPWSTIDMDFMNLNQSAHGGREFGHICARLNVPRKVIVGHWQDPSVQERLAIWMRAASGRDEMRNLRVARIGDNMRQVAVTEGDKVEAQRVFGTEINGYGIGDLVDCVNQVTDSDADALAAEYEQAYQLDPSLQRDGQKRQSLLDAAKQELGLRSFLQSVGAMALTDTFEDLHGLQQLPGLAIQRLMADGYGFGAEGDWKTSALLRAIKVMADGLDGGTSFMEDYTYHFQGDDSLCLGAHMLEICPSIAADQPRCEIHPLGIGGKSDPVRLVFTAPAGPAVNVALTDMGDRFRLLVNEVETVTPPHDLPNLPVARALWKPLPDLRTAAAAWIYAGGPHHTVFSQAVGSEMIEDFADMIGVECRFIDADTSLRSFKQTL; this is encoded by the coding sequence ATGTCATCCGAATCATCCAAACGCGAAGTCTGGTTCGTCACCGGCAGCCAACACTTGTATGGCGACGAAGCGTTGCGGCAAGTCGCCGCCAATGGACAAAGCGTTGTGGACGGATTGGTCGGCGACGGGCGTCTGCCCGTGTCGTTGGTTTTCAAGCCGATCGTCACCACCCCCGATGCCATCACCCGATTGTGTCGGGATGCCGATGCGGATCCCCGGTGCATCGGTTTGGTTTGCTGGATGCACACGTTTTCGCCCGCCAAGATGTGGATCGCGGGGCTGTCGGGTTTGACCAAGCCGATCGCGCATTTGCACACTCAGTTCAATGCTGAATTGCCGTGGTCGACCATCGACATGGATTTCATGAACTTGAACCAGTCGGCTCATGGCGGACGCGAATTCGGTCACATCTGCGCACGATTGAACGTTCCACGCAAAGTCATCGTCGGTCACTGGCAAGATCCCAGCGTCCAAGAACGATTGGCCATTTGGATGCGAGCCGCCAGTGGACGCGACGAAATGCGAAACCTTCGTGTCGCACGGATCGGCGACAACATGCGTCAAGTCGCGGTGACCGAAGGCGATAAGGTGGAAGCCCAGCGGGTCTTTGGAACCGAAATCAATGGCTATGGCATTGGCGACTTGGTGGACTGTGTCAATCAAGTTACCGATTCCGACGCCGATGCATTGGCGGCCGAATACGAACAAGCTTATCAGTTGGATCCATCGCTTCAGCGTGACGGCCAGAAACGTCAATCCTTGCTGGATGCGGCGAAGCAGGAACTGGGGCTCCGTAGCTTCCTGCAATCCGTCGGTGCGATGGCACTGACCGACACGTTCGAAGACTTGCACGGTCTGCAGCAACTGCCCGGCTTGGCGATCCAACGTTTGATGGCCGACGGCTATGGATTCGGTGCCGAAGGCGACTGGAAGACTTCCGCCCTTCTACGTGCGATCAAGGTCATGGCCGACGGTTTGGACGGCGGAACGTCCTTCATGGAAGACTACACGTATCACTTCCAAGGCGACGATTCCTTGTGTTTGGGCGCACATATGTTGGAAATCTGTCCCAGCATCGCCGCCGATCAACCCCGATGTGAAATCCATCCGCTGGGCATCGGTGGAAAATCCGACCCCGTGCGACTGGTCTTCACCGCACCGGCGGGGCCCGCGGTGAATGTGGCTTTGACCGACATGGGCGATCGTTTTCGGTTGTTGGTCAATGAGGTCGAAACAGTAACACCGCCGCACGACCTGCCGAACCTGCCCGTCGCCCGCGCTTTGTGGAAGCCTTTGCCCGATCTGCGCACCGCGGCGGCGGCGTGGATCTATGCCGGTGGCCCCCACCACACCGTTTTCAGCCAAGCGGTGGGAAGCGAAATGATCGAGGACTTCGCCGATATGATAGGCGTCGAGTGTCGGTTCATTGATGCCGACACGTCGCTACGAAGTTTCAAACAGACGCTGTAG
- a CDS encoding sulfatase, protein MAVEVFVRWAGVFTLAVPAFFAPALSIAESNLPPTRDMNLLMITVEDWAANAIGAYGNPVVQTPHVDSLAKRGVTFDRAYCQATVCNPSRASFVTGMRPDYTQVFRNSDSMDDLVPADAPSMARILDRDDVFAAQFGKLVHKWDDAGRFAKGFDLIEYTHDYDQPPGFEGTLRRSPAGPAGIEDVEMECLEIADKTAAARLKRLWDEREEKLAAGAENNWTLRKPFQQLFAEQVGDSGIDEASMEDGRLVRSAAKLLGDLAESKQKFFLNVGLYSTHTPLLAPKKYVEAYPPSQMLLTPATRNRDYLVPDVARRGGKNYDIFNGLYPEYGPTNQRQREAVAAYYACSSYVDASIGVLLNKLVETGLDQNTIIVFFADHGFQLGEHGCWSKFTLFEQSTRVPMIVVVPGMKHAGDRCGQIVELVDVLPTLCDLWEIPKDSRFEGDSFVPLLASPDRPWKTAAYSCITLGGLGRSVRTKDYRYAEYHRDVAPPTETSDPHAVELYDMRSDPWEQNNLAGRPAFESVQQQMRDLLISGTKSINVLDTD, encoded by the coding sequence ATGGCTGTTGAAGTGTTTGTTCGTTGGGCGGGTGTTTTCACGTTGGCGGTCCCGGCCTTCTTTGCCCCAGCATTGTCGATCGCGGAATCCAACCTTCCGCCGACGCGCGACATGAACCTTTTGATGATCACGGTGGAAGACTGGGCTGCCAATGCCATCGGTGCCTATGGCAACCCCGTTGTGCAGACGCCCCATGTGGATTCGCTGGCGAAGCGAGGTGTGACCTTCGATCGTGCGTATTGCCAGGCGACGGTTTGTAATCCATCGCGAGCTTCGTTCGTCACCGGTATGCGCCCCGATTACACCCAGGTGTTTCGCAATAGCGACAGCATGGATGATCTGGTGCCAGCCGATGCACCATCGATGGCCCGCATCTTGGATCGCGATGACGTCTTCGCCGCACAGTTCGGAAAACTGGTCCACAAGTGGGATGACGCGGGTCGGTTCGCCAAAGGATTCGACTTGATCGAATACACGCATGATTACGATCAGCCACCAGGCTTTGAAGGCACGCTGCGTCGTTCGCCTGCCGGGCCGGCGGGCATTGAGGACGTCGAGATGGAATGTCTGGAAATCGCCGATAAGACGGCTGCGGCGCGATTGAAACGCTTGTGGGATGAACGGGAAGAAAAGCTAGCCGCAGGGGCGGAAAACAATTGGACGTTGCGAAAGCCGTTTCAGCAGTTGTTCGCCGAGCAGGTGGGGGACAGCGGAATCGACGAAGCGTCAATGGAGGACGGCCGCCTGGTTCGTAGCGCCGCGAAGTTATTGGGTGATTTGGCGGAATCCAAGCAGAAGTTCTTCCTGAATGTCGGACTCTATTCAACGCACACGCCGCTGTTAGCGCCGAAAAAATATGTCGAAGCCTACCCGCCTTCGCAGATGTTGTTGACGCCAGCAACGCGGAACCGTGATTACCTGGTGCCGGATGTTGCGCGACGGGGCGGCAAGAACTATGACATCTTCAACGGATTGTATCCGGAGTACGGGCCGACGAATCAACGTCAGCGTGAAGCCGTCGCGGCGTACTATGCGTGCAGCAGTTATGTCGACGCGTCAATTGGTGTCTTGTTAAACAAACTGGTTGAAACCGGATTGGATCAAAACACCATCATTGTCTTCTTCGCCGATCACGGATTTCAATTGGGCGAACACGGGTGTTGGAGCAAATTCACCCTGTTCGAGCAATCCACCCGAGTTCCGATGATTGTCGTCGTTCCAGGGATGAAGCATGCTGGGGATCGTTGTGGACAGATCGTGGAATTGGTCGACGTGTTGCCCACCCTTTGTGATCTGTGGGAGATTCCCAAAGACAGTCGCTTTGAAGGCGATAGCTTCGTGCCTTTGTTGGCATCGCCGGATCGTCCCTGGAAAACGGCCGCTTATAGCTGCATCACATTGGGTGGTTTGGGGCGCAGCGTGCGGACAAAGGACTATCGCTATGCGGAGTACCATCGTGATGTGGCACCGCCGACCGAAACAAGCGATCCGCATGCGGTGGAGTTGTATGACATGCGTTCGGACCCTTGGGAACAGAATAACTTGGCCGGGCGACCGGCCTTTGAGTCCGTTCAGCAGCAGATGCGAGATCTGTTGATATCGGGAACGAAATCCATCAACGTTCTAGATACGGATTGA
- a CDS encoding sodium:solute symporter, whose product MVFIDWVVIAGYFAILLGVAWWVINKGSETADDYFLAGRNLSWWVIGASIFASNIGSEHLVGLAGSGATDGVAMAHYELHAWCLLVLGWGLIPFYMRSRVFTMPEFLERRFNSSSRWVLSLISLVAYVVTKIAVGIFAGGIVFSVLLPDMRLGPLDSFWIGSILVIVLTGAYTILGGLRAVAYTEALQTLILVLGSILVTIYGLDALGGWSRLREICGSEMFNLWKPMVPAGVESTWEPVKEPGRMAWYFNDNYPWLSMLFCAPVIGLWYWCTDQYIVQRALGAPNETEARRGSIFASMLKLLPVFIFIIPGMICFALSTTGASGPLQEAMVDADGNLIREEAQKAFPMLVATILPPGVRGLVVAGLLAALMSSLAGVFNASATLFTMDFYSKLHPTVSQGRLVWIGRVATGVMVLIGLAWIPVIQGGRGLYDYLQGVQAYLAPPIFVVFFLGILWKRANGAGCLAALLIGFVMGLVRLAIDTPVKLIDGYQYQEGSMLWILNNMFFQYYSMLILAVCVIVMVAVSLVTAAPDYEKIQGLTFGTLTAEDKAESRASWNTIDIVASGLVLVAILAAYLYFQG is encoded by the coding sequence ATGGTGTTCATCGATTGGGTCGTCATTGCGGGCTATTTCGCAATTCTGTTGGGTGTCGCTTGGTGGGTGATCAACAAGGGCAGCGAAACCGCGGATGACTATTTCCTGGCCGGACGTAACCTTAGTTGGTGGGTCATCGGTGCATCGATCTTTGCATCCAATATTGGATCGGAACACTTGGTCGGGTTGGCCGGTTCCGGCGCGACCGACGGCGTTGCGATGGCGCACTATGAACTGCATGCCTGGTGTCTATTGGTTTTGGGCTGGGGCCTGATCCCGTTCTACATGCGTTCGCGCGTTTTCACGATGCCCGAATTCCTGGAACGAAGATTCAATTCGTCCAGCCGTTGGGTTTTGTCACTGATTTCGCTGGTCGCCTATGTCGTGACCAAGATCGCGGTGGGCATCTTCGCCGGCGGGATCGTTTTCTCGGTGCTGTTGCCCGACATGCGTTTGGGACCGCTGGACAGCTTCTGGATTGGGTCAATCCTGGTCATCGTTTTGACCGGTGCTTACACGATTCTGGGTGGTCTGCGCGCCGTCGCTTATACCGAAGCACTGCAGACGTTGATTCTGGTATTGGGATCCATCTTGGTCACCATCTATGGATTGGATGCGTTGGGCGGATGGAGCCGCCTTCGTGAAATCTGTGGATCCGAGATGTTCAACCTGTGGAAACCGATGGTTCCCGCTGGTGTCGAATCGACATGGGAACCGGTCAAAGAACCCGGGCGGATGGCGTGGTATTTCAATGACAACTATCCCTGGCTAAGCATGCTGTTCTGCGCGCCCGTGATCGGGTTGTGGTACTGGTGTACCGATCAGTACATCGTCCAGCGTGCATTGGGGGCACCGAACGAAACCGAAGCACGACGCGGATCGATCTTTGCATCCATGTTGAAGCTGCTGCCGGTATTCATCTTCATCATTCCGGGAATGATCTGTTTCGCGTTGTCGACCACGGGGGCGTCCGGTCCGCTTCAGGAAGCAATGGTCGACGCTGATGGAAACCTGATCCGCGAAGAGGCCCAGAAAGCTTTCCCCATGTTGGTCGCAACGATCTTGCCGCCCGGTGTGCGTGGTCTTGTGGTCGCGGGATTGTTGGCGGCATTGATGAGCTCGCTGGCGGGAGTTTTCAACGCATCGGCGACACTGTTCACGATGGATTTCTATTCCAAGTTACATCCAACGGTCTCCCAGGGACGTTTGGTCTGGATCGGACGCGTGGCGACCGGTGTCATGGTGTTGATCGGCCTGGCATGGATCCCCGTGATTCAGGGTGGCCGTGGCTTGTACGACTACTTGCAAGGCGTCCAAGCGTATCTGGCACCACCAATCTTTGTGGTCTTTTTTCTGGGGATCTTATGGAAGCGTGCCAACGGTGCTGGGTGTTTGGCCGCATTGCTGATTGGTTTCGTGATGGGCTTGGTGCGGCTGGCGATTGATACACCGGTGAAGCTGATCGACGGCTACCAGTATCAGGAAGGGTCAATGCTTTGGATTCTGAACAACATGTTCTTCCAGTACTACAGCATGCTGATCTTGGCCGTGTGTGTCATCGTCATGGTGGCCGTCAGTTTGGTCACCGCCGCGCCCGACTACGAAAAGATTCAGGGGCTGACGTTTGGCACGCTGACCGCCGAAGACAAGGCAGAGTCACGCGCCAGTTGGAACACGATCGATATCGTCGCGTCGGGGTTGGTTTTGGTGGCAATTCTTGCCGCGTACTTGTATTTCCAAGGTTAG
- a CDS encoding SLC5 family protein yields MKAIDVAVPNESMFMSSVLSAGPIGQIDFQLSTLDYVAFFGYFLGLCLIGYFAGRKQGETSADYFLAGRSLPWYVVGASYIAANISTEHFIGLIGAAVIYGICVATGEWSTVIAFTFLIWLFIPYLLTSKVYTAPEFLEKRFNKQMRFIFAAVTLLVNIVAFMGPVIYGGALVLVELFGFDKVTAVVVIGIASGVWAIWGGLRSVALMDLLTITVMVLGGLSVTFLGLSHLGDGQGVLAGARKMIEVNAGNVPWAHQWIQDATPNILQGADADTTYDRLLVLQPLNHYSNPWTHWVFSFFYIGLWYTVINQHMIQKVLAAKDMYHARMGMVFASYLKLLLPFIVVIPGLIFFAMKPDFLQEGSFGDQSDAANATYILMIKQLVPTFLTGVLLAALFGAIQSTVCSVLNSTSTIFTLDFYKMFFRKDATEREEVIVGRIAGAVILGISIIVGILLATVTKVNLFIWIQALYVFFAPPFSATFLLGSLWRRVSGTDALIASICTFLFALMLKVLEFKDSLLGWAHLPDWVALPSWMIPFANQGMICWAFCMILCATLALVTPNPDSIDDDLTFRWKNLKLSGGLGDHWYSSVTLWWAVCVVLMIGLVLTFSIVL; encoded by the coding sequence GTGAAAGCCATCGACGTTGCGGTACCGAACGAAAGCATGTTCATGTCGTCCGTTCTCAGTGCTGGTCCGATCGGACAGATTGATTTTCAACTGTCGACTTTGGACTACGTCGCGTTCTTTGGCTATTTCCTTGGTTTGTGCCTGATCGGCTACTTCGCCGGTCGTAAGCAGGGGGAAACGTCCGCCGACTATTTCTTGGCGGGGCGTTCCCTGCCCTGGTACGTCGTGGGCGCATCGTACATCGCCGCCAATATTTCCACCGAGCATTTCATCGGCTTGATCGGTGCGGCGGTGATCTATGGCATCTGTGTGGCCACCGGTGAATGGAGCACCGTGATCGCATTCACGTTCTTGATTTGGCTGTTCATCCCCTATCTGCTGACATCCAAAGTCTATACCGCTCCGGAGTTTCTGGAGAAGCGTTTCAACAAGCAGATGCGGTTCATCTTTGCCGCGGTCACGTTGCTGGTGAACATTGTCGCCTTCATGGGGCCCGTCATTTACGGCGGTGCTCTGGTCTTGGTGGAATTGTTCGGGTTCGACAAGGTTACCGCGGTGGTCGTGATCGGAATTGCGTCAGGGGTCTGGGCGATCTGGGGTGGGTTACGATCGGTCGCCTTGATGGATCTTTTGACCATCACCGTGATGGTGTTGGGCGGGCTGAGCGTCACCTTTCTTGGCCTATCACACTTGGGCGATGGCCAGGGCGTCCTTGCAGGCGCCCGCAAGATGATTGAGGTCAACGCGGGCAACGTGCCCTGGGCCCATCAATGGATTCAAGACGCCACCCCGAACATTCTGCAGGGTGCGGACGCGGACACCACCTACGATCGGCTGTTGGTGTTGCAACCGCTAAACCACTATTCCAACCCCTGGACCCACTGGGTGTTCAGCTTCTTTTACATCGGGCTCTGGTACACCGTGATTAACCAGCACATGATCCAAAAGGTGCTGGCGGCAAAGGACATGTATCACGCCCGCATGGGAATGGTGTTCGCAAGTTATCTGAAGCTGTTGCTGCCATTCATCGTCGTGATTCCGGGTCTGATCTTTTTCGCGATGAAGCCGGATTTTTTGCAGGAAGGTTCGTTCGGGGATCAAAGCGACGCGGCCAACGCGACCTACATCTTGATGATCAAACAACTAGTGCCGACGTTTTTGACCGGTGTTCTATTGGCGGCTCTGTTCGGCGCCATTCAGTCGACGGTCTGTTCGGTCTTGAATTCGACATCGACGATTTTCACTCTCGATTTTTACAAGATGTTCTTCCGCAAGGACGCGACTGAACGCGAAGAAGTCATCGTCGGACGGATCGCGGGCGCCGTGATCCTGGGGATCTCGATCATCGTCGGTATTTTGCTGGCGACGGTGACGAAGGTGAACCTGTTCATTTGGATTCAGGCGTTGTACGTGTTTTTCGCGCCTCCATTTTCTGCAACATTCCTTTTGGGATCGCTTTGGCGACGGGTCAGTGGCACGGATGCTCTGATCGCCAGCATTTGCACATTCCTATTTGCTTTGATGTTGAAGGTGTTGGAGTTTAAAGATTCGCTGTTGGGGTGGGCCCATCTTCCGGATTGGGTGGCCCTGCCATCGTGGATGATTCCTTTTGCCAATCAAGGCATGATCTGTTGGGCGTTTTGCATGATCCTGTGTGCGACGCTCGCATTGGTGACTCCAAATCCCGACAGCATCGATGATGACCTGACGTTTCGATGGAAGAATCTGAAACTGAGTGGTGGTTTGGGTGATCACTGGTATTCCAGTGTCACACTTTGGTGGGCCGTCTGTGTCGTGTTGATGATTGGCCTGGTCTTGACCTTTAGCATCGTCCTGTAG
- a CDS encoding glycoside hydrolase family 27 protein, producing the protein MNISENAPTPPMGWNSWDCFGVSVTEDDIKANADYVAKHLKQYGWEYIVVDLCWFAPDANTDNYKKFGLHQLTDEYGRLIPDPVKFPSSSGGAGFKPLADYVHNLGLKFGIHIMRGIPWQAAENDLPIKGCDATAGHIAQPVDVCLWYANMYGVNLTRDGGQQYYDSLADLYASWDVDLIKADDMNSWDGEGNHEPYHTDEIEALAKAIDKAGRPVTLSLSPGAARVCNAAHLRRHANMWRISFDFWDEWESLQKQFDRCALWAPYIQQGHWPDADMLPLGRIGIRGEVGDARFTNFTEPEQYTLMTLWCIFRSPLMFGGHLPESDELSLRLITNPEVIAVNQASSNNRQVSRDETSVVWMAECLESGDPYVAVFNVSDVDAEIEVDLSSLRLSGNWTVRDLWKRQTLGDVSQNLVANVQGHGAAMYRLSPTAS; encoded by the coding sequence TTGAATATCTCTGAAAATGCGCCCACACCTCCGATGGGCTGGAATAGTTGGGACTGCTTCGGCGTCAGCGTGACCGAAGATGACATCAAAGCCAACGCGGACTATGTTGCAAAGCATCTCAAGCAATATGGCTGGGAATACATCGTTGTGGATTTGTGTTGGTTTGCGCCCGATGCGAACACCGACAACTACAAAAAGTTTGGTCTTCATCAGTTGACCGATGAATACGGCCGCTTGATCCCCGACCCTGTGAAGTTCCCGTCGTCATCGGGTGGTGCCGGGTTCAAGCCATTGGCCGACTATGTCCATAACCTGGGGCTGAAGTTTGGGATTCACATCATGCGAGGGATCCCATGGCAGGCGGCGGAGAACGATCTGCCGATCAAGGGATGTGATGCCACGGCGGGGCACATTGCACAGCCCGTCGATGTGTGTCTGTGGTATGCCAATATGTATGGGGTGAATCTGACCCGGGACGGAGGGCAGCAATATTATGATTCACTGGCGGACCTTTACGCTTCCTGGGACGTCGACCTGATCAAAGCGGATGACATGAATTCCTGGGACGGGGAAGGAAATCATGAGCCTTATCACACGGATGAGATTGAAGCTTTAGCCAAAGCCATCGACAAGGCGGGACGTCCTGTCACCCTGAGTCTTTCGCCTGGGGCCGCGCGTGTGTGCAACGCGGCTCATTTGCGGCGGCACGCGAACATGTGGCGGATTTCGTTCGACTTCTGGGATGAATGGGAATCTTTGCAGAAACAGTTCGATCGATGCGCGTTGTGGGCACCCTACATTCAGCAAGGGCACTGGCCGGATGCGGACATGTTGCCGCTGGGACGGATCGGGATTCGAGGAGAAGTCGGTGACGCCAGGTTCACAAATTTTACCGAGCCAGAACAGTACACGCTGATGACGCTTTGGTGCATCTTCCGGTCACCCTTGATGTTTGGCGGGCATCTTCCCGAATCGGATGAATTGTCACTGCGGCTGATCACCAACCCGGAAGTGATCGCCGTCAATCAAGCCAGTTCTAACAATCGTCAAGTGTCGCGAGATGAGACTTCGGTGGTGTGGATGGCCGAGTGTTTAGAAAGCGGCGACCCTTACGTAGCGGTGTTCAATGTGTCCGATGTGGATGCTGAGATCGAGGTCGACCTGTCATCGCTGAGGCTGTCCGGGAACTGGACGGTGCGGGATCTGTGGAAACGCCAGACGCTTGGTGACGTGTCGCAGAACCTGGTTGCCAATGTCCAGGGACATGGTGCCGCAATGTATCGATTGTCACCGACTGCCTCGTAA
- a CDS encoding glycoside hydrolase family 27 protein has protein sequence MNRRLQNASLLLSILVLMGSVVSFAQDPVAQRPPMGWNSFDAYDSTINEQQFRDTVDFMAEHLKPYGWQYAVVDYIWFNPHPGDHNNPQRRFGQSDLRLDPDGRPVDRLTLDEFGRPQPAVNRFPSSATGAGFKPLADYVHSKGLKFGIHIMRGIPRQAYFDDLPIQGSDQTAGVIAEPWDVCPWNNNMFGVDATKPGAQAYYDSLFRQYAQWGVDFVKADDVIHYPYHAAEIEMMRTAIDRCGRPMVLSLSPGDAPLSQAKHLVANANMWRVSGDLWDEWPSIKRNFQLLDAWSPFIGPGHWPDADMLPIGHLSLGGRPHGPDRMSMLTDDEQVTMMNLWCIAKSPLMIGADLLTSPSETMALLQNRAVLAVNQTSQQNQQVYRSDDAACWTAMDAKSKDRFVALFNLSDQIRDVAVRFEDIGLRGRFKATDLWTGGKQQNVTGQINRRLRPHASAMLRLTPESDVVVQPVLLPPPAGPVAGPNTSVSDSLNRRIKTRSYPSVFQAWNPIDMPSEFPTDTLEGRLIAAAKHDVIWEEPVSQLGYGVQLALGAIWDGQHAGLAKGFTTQSRKRALENRAVMLQKNPDMVFLMEVRWRDAPGSYLPEDSSFWKRNPDGTREAGWDGGPEPYYMLDYQNRQFQANIARQCKACIESGVYDGIMLDWSGQIDIVRLVREAIGDDGVIIVNIHDDIEDGRRYGKLINGSFMECNPAGPGTGGARFKTTWAKLREGLEFFERELRSPQLNCLEVWGDRDDLRRMRATTTLGLTLSNGSVLFADPNPLKTPDHLHDWYDFWDVPLGRPRGVGQEKPDGSVWRQFEGGVVVYNPWENGSVDVQFDSPHRRVSDQSVATAFQLADADGEIFVPVESEVK, from the coding sequence ATGAATCGTCGTCTCCAGAATGCCTCGTTGCTGCTATCGATTCTCGTTCTGATGGGATCGGTTGTCTCGTTCGCTCAAGATCCTGTTGCCCAACGCCCGCCGATGGGCTGGAACAGTTTTGATGCGTACGATTCGACCATCAATGAGCAGCAGTTTCGCGATACTGTTGACTTCATGGCGGAACATCTAAAGCCGTATGGTTGGCAGTACGCGGTTGTCGATTACATCTGGTTCAATCCGCATCCGGGTGATCACAACAATCCACAGCGTCGTTTCGGGCAATCCGACTTGCGGCTGGATCCAGATGGACGTCCCGTCGATCGACTGACACTGGATGAATTCGGAAGACCCCAGCCCGCAGTGAATCGGTTCCCGTCGTCAGCGACCGGTGCTGGGTTCAAGCCGCTGGCAGACTATGTGCACTCCAAAGGATTGAAGTTTGGGATCCACATCATGCGAGGTATTCCCAGGCAGGCGTACTTTGATGATCTGCCGATTCAGGGATCGGATCAAACCGCAGGCGTCATTGCGGAGCCTTGGGACGTCTGCCCGTGGAACAACAACATGTTCGGTGTGGATGCGACGAAGCCTGGTGCCCAAGCCTATTACGATTCGCTGTTCCGGCAATACGCGCAGTGGGGTGTTGATTTCGTCAAAGCCGATGACGTGATTCACTATCCTTATCACGCCGCGGAGATCGAGATGATGCGTACAGCGATCGATCGCTGTGGACGTCCGATGGTTTTGAGCTTGTCGCCAGGTGACGCACCGTTGTCACAAGCCAAGCATTTGGTGGCCAACGCCAACATGTGGCGAGTGTCGGGGGACCTGTGGGACGAATGGCCATCGATCAAGCGGAACTTTCAATTGCTTGATGCTTGGTCGCCGTTCATCGGACCAGGGCATTGGCCCGACGCCGACATGTTACCAATCGGACACCTTTCGCTTGGCGGCCGACCGCACGGGCCCGATCGTATGTCGATGCTGACGGACGATGAACAAGTCACGATGATGAATCTGTGGTGCATCGCGAAATCGCCATTGATGATTGGTGCTGATTTGCTGACATCTCCGTCCGAAACGATGGCGTTGTTGCAAAACCGTGCAGTGCTGGCCGTCAATCAAACCAGTCAGCAGAATCAGCAAGTCTATCGCAGTGATGATGCTGCCTGTTGGACGGCGATGGATGCGAAATCAAAGGATCGATTTGTCGCTTTGTTCAATCTGTCGGATCAGATTCGCGACGTGGCCGTCCGGTTCGAAGACATCGGATTGCGCGGTCGTTTCAAGGCGACTGATCTCTGGACCGGTGGCAAGCAGCAGAACGTCACCGGTCAAATTAACCGGCGCTTGCGTCCGCACGCGTCGGCCATGCTTCGCTTGACCCCAGAAAGTGACGTGGTGGTCCAACCTGTTTTGTTACCGCCACCTGCGGGACCGGTCGCCGGGCCGAATACTTCGGTTTCCGATTCATTGAACCGTCGGATCAAGACTCGTTCCTATCCGTCGGTATTCCAGGCCTGGAATCCGATTGATATGCCATCCGAATTTCCGACCGACACGTTGGAAGGACGTCTAATCGCGGCCGCCAAGCACGATGTGATTTGGGAAGAACCTGTCAGTCAGCTTGGCTATGGAGTCCAACTTGCCTTGGGAGCGATTTGGGACGGGCAGCACGCTGGTTTGGCCAAAGGCTTTACGACACAGTCGCGAAAGCGGGCGTTAGAAAATCGAGCCGTGATGCTCCAGAAGAACCCGGACATGGTCTTTCTGATGGAAGTGCGATGGCGTGACGCCCCGGGCAGCTATCTCCCCGAAGACAGCAGTTTTTGGAAGCGAAATCCTGACGGGACAAGAGAGGCCGGTTGGGACGGGGGGCCGGAGCCCTATTACATGCTGGACTACCAGAATCGACAGTTTCAAGCCAATATCGCTCGACAGTGCAAAGCCTGTATCGAATCCGGCGTCTATGACGGAATCATGTTGGATTGGAGCGGGCAAATCGACATTGTTCGATTAGTGCGTGAAGCAATCGGCGATGATGGCGTGATCATCGTCAATATTCATGATGACATCGAAGATGGGCGACGATACGGAAAGCTTATCAACGGTTCGTTCATGGAATGCAATCCCGCCGGGCCGGGGACAGGAGGGGCACGTTTCAAAACGACTTGGGCCAAGCTCCGGGAAGGGTTGGAGTTTTTTGAACGTGAATTGCGTTCGCCTCAACTGAATTGCTTGGAGGTGTGGGGAGACCGCGACGATCTGCGGCGAATGCGGGCGACGACAACGCTGGGGCTGACGTTGTCCAACGGTAGTGTGCTGTTTGCGGATCCGAATCCACTGAAGACGCCCGACCACCTTCACGATTGGTATGACTTCTGGGATGTGCCGCTGGGGCGTCCGCGCGGCGTCGGCCAGGAGAAGCCCGATGGATCGGTGTGGCGACAATTCGAAGGCGGTGTGGTGGTCTACAACCCGTGGGAAAACGGCAGCGTCGACGTTCAGTTCGACTCGCCCCACCGTCGGGTCTCTGATCAATCCGTTGCGACCGCGTTCCAGTTAGCTGATGCGGATGGTGAGATCTTTGTTCCGGTTGAATCGGAGGTCAAATAG